Proteins encoded within one genomic window of Eurosta solidaginis isolate ZX-2024a chromosome 1, ASM4086904v1, whole genome shotgun sequence:
- the LOC137236681 gene encoding adenosylhomocysteinase-like isoform X2, translating into MMKDGRLGVPAINVNDSVTKSKFDNLYGCRGSLIDGIKRATDVMIAGKVCCVAGYGDVGKGCAQALRGFGGRVIITEIDPIIALQAAMEGYEVTTMEEACQEATIFVTTTGCKDIITGAHFQHMPDDAIVCNIGHFDCEIDVAWLNANAKDNINVKPQVDRYTLATA; encoded by the exons atgATGAAGGATGGTCGCCTTGGTGTACCTGCCATTAATGTCAACGATTCTGTAACAAAGAGTAAATTTGATAATTTATATGGTTGCCGTGGATCGTTGATCGATGGTATTAAACGCGCTACAGATGTAATGATTGCTGGTAAAGTATGCTGTGTTGCCGGCTATGGTGATGTAGGCAAGGGTTGCGCACAGGCTTTACGTGGTTTTGGTGGTCGTGTTATTATCACCGAAATTGATCCAATTATTGCACTGCAAGCTGCTATGGAAGGCTATGAAGTTACAACTATGGAAGAAGCATGCCAAGAAGCAACTATTTTTGTTACCACCACCGGTTGCAAGGACATCATTACTGGCGCTCATTTTCAACATATGCCCGACGATGCAATTGTATGTAATATTGGTCATTTCGATTGTGAAATTGATGTAGCCTGGTTGAATGCCAATGCTAAAGATAATATTAATGTTAAACCTCAAGTTGATCGTTATACGTTGGCAACG GCCTAG
- the LOC137236681 gene encoding adenosylhomocysteinase-like isoform X1 has translation MMKDGRLGVPAINVNDSVTKSKFDNLYGCRGSLIDGIKRATDVMIAGKVCCVAGYGDVGKGCAQALRGFGGRVIITEIDPIIALQAAMEGYEVTTMEEACQEATIFVTTTGCKDIITGAHFQHMPDDAIVCNIGHFDCEIDVAWLNANAKDNINVKPQVDRYTLATVSVSYIHEISRVFCNISTDT, from the coding sequence atgATGAAGGATGGTCGCCTTGGTGTACCTGCCATTAATGTCAACGATTCTGTAACAAAGAGTAAATTTGATAATTTATATGGTTGCCGTGGATCGTTGATCGATGGTATTAAACGCGCTACAGATGTAATGATTGCTGGTAAAGTATGCTGTGTTGCCGGCTATGGTGATGTAGGCAAGGGTTGCGCACAGGCTTTACGTGGTTTTGGTGGTCGTGTTATTATCACCGAAATTGATCCAATTATTGCACTGCAAGCTGCTATGGAAGGCTATGAAGTTACAACTATGGAAGAAGCATGCCAAGAAGCAACTATTTTTGTTACCACCACCGGTTGCAAGGACATCATTACTGGCGCTCATTTTCAACATATGCCCGACGATGCAATTGTATGTAATATTGGTCATTTCGATTGTGAAATTGATGTAGCCTGGTTGAATGCCAATGCTAAAGATAATATTAATGTTAAACCTCAAGTTGATCGTTATACGTTGGCAACGGTGAGCGTTTCATATATACACGAAATTTCAAGAGTCTTTTGCAATATATCCACCGACACTTGA